A genomic window from Flavobacterium hankyongi includes:
- a CDS encoding CoA transferase subunit A, translating to MINRKVNNVQEALQGIESGQTIMLGGFGLCGIPENSIAELVKKEVTDLTCISNNAGVDDFGLGLLLQKKQIKKMISSYVGENAEFERQMLSGELEVELTPQGTLAEKCRAAQAGIPAFFTPAGFGTEVAEGKETREFNGKMHVMELAYKADFSIVKAWKGDEAGNLIFKGTARNFNACMAGAAKITIAEVEELVPAGTLDPNQIHIPGIMINRIFQGEKFEKRIEQRTVRQKQ from the coding sequence ATGATTAACAGAAAAGTAAACAACGTTCAGGAAGCTTTACAAGGAATTGAAAGCGGACAAACAATTATGTTAGGAGGTTTCGGTTTATGCGGAATTCCAGAAAACAGTATTGCAGAACTAGTAAAAAAAGAAGTAACTGATTTAACTTGCATTTCAAATAATGCAGGAGTTGACGATTTCGGATTAGGCTTATTGCTTCAAAAAAAGCAAATTAAAAAAATGATTTCTTCTTATGTAGGAGAAAATGCCGAGTTTGAACGTCAAATGTTGTCAGGTGAATTAGAAGTCGAATTAACTCCGCAAGGAACATTAGCAGAAAAGTGTCGTGCGGCTCAAGCCGGAATTCCAGCATTTTTTACACCAGCAGGTTTTGGTACGGAAGTTGCCGAAGGTAAAGAAACTAGAGAATTTAATGGAAAAATGCACGTTATGGAATTAGCTTATAAAGCTGATTTTTCTATTGTAAAAGCATGGAAAGGTGACGAAGCAGGAAACTTAATTTTTAAAGGAACTGCTCGTAACTTTAATGCTTGTATGGCTGGTGCTGCAAAAATTACTATTGCTGAGGTAGAAGAACTTGTGCCAGCAGGAACATTAGATCCAAATCAAATTCATATTCCAGGAATTATGATTAATCGTATTTTCCAAGGTGAAAAATTTGAAAAAAGAATTGAACAGCGTACTGTTAGACAAAAACAATAA
- a CDS encoding class I SAM-dependent rRNA methyltransferase, with the protein MSYPKVILKKGKEKSIQRRHPWVFSGAVYGVTQEINDGEMVDVVDSDNNHLGTGYFSDKGSIVVRLLTFAKETFSENFWKEKLQSAWELRIKLLNLEVTNAFRLIHGEGDGIPGLIIDYYDKNWVLQAHSSGIYYQIEKIANAIKSNFPDFCETIYCKSSGTLPNTGTDYFLFGTKNETTAKENNILFAVNWVEGQKTGFFLDQRDNRKLLREFSKDKKVLNTFCYTGGFSIYAMSAGAELVTSVDISQKAVDLAARNMELNFPNSNHKAVADDVFNFMRENHQVYDVIVLDPPAFAKSIKSKHTATQAYKRLNIAGLKALAPKGILFTFSCSQVIDDVLFYNTVAAAAIETGRNIRVLHKLSQGPDHPTNIYHPEGHYLKGLVLYVE; encoded by the coding sequence ATGTCCTATCCAAAAGTTATTCTAAAAAAAGGAAAAGAAAAATCAATACAACGCCGCCATCCTTGGGTTTTCAGTGGTGCTGTTTATGGTGTAACACAAGAAATCAATGATGGAGAAATGGTCGATGTAGTCGATTCAGATAACAATCACTTAGGAACAGGTTATTTTAGTGATAAAGGAAGTATTGTAGTTCGATTGTTAACCTTTGCTAAAGAAACATTTTCTGAGAATTTTTGGAAGGAAAAATTACAATCGGCATGGGAATTACGTATAAAACTATTGAATCTTGAAGTAACTAATGCCTTTCGTCTAATTCATGGAGAAGGCGATGGTATCCCAGGATTGATAATTGATTACTATGATAAAAACTGGGTGTTACAAGCACACTCATCGGGAATATATTATCAAATTGAAAAAATAGCGAATGCTATAAAATCTAATTTTCCAGATTTTTGCGAAACCATTTATTGTAAAAGCTCAGGAACATTACCTAATACAGGAACCGATTATTTTTTATTTGGCACTAAAAATGAAACCACAGCTAAAGAAAATAATATCCTTTTTGCCGTAAACTGGGTTGAAGGTCAAAAAACAGGTTTTTTCTTAGATCAAAGAGACAATCGTAAGTTGTTGAGAGAGTTTTCAAAAGATAAGAAGGTGCTCAACACATTTTGTTATACAGGAGGTTTTTCTATTTATGCCATGAGCGCTGGAGCCGAATTAGTAACTTCGGTAGATATATCGCAAAAAGCAGTCGATTTAGCCGCAAGAAACATGGAATTAAATTTTCCCAATTCTAATCATAAAGCTGTAGCTGACGATGTATTTAACTTCATGAGAGAAAATCATCAAGTCTACGATGTGATTGTACTTGATCCACCAGCTTTTGCAAAAAGTATTAAAAGTAAACATACAGCAACACAAGCATATAAACGATTGAATATTGCAGGTTTAAAAGCGCTAGCACCCAAAGGGATTTTGTTTACGTTTTCGTGTTCACAAGTAATTGATGATGTTTTGTTTTACAATACTGTAGCCGCAGCAGCCATTGAAACAGGAAGAAATATTAGAGTGTTACACAAACTCTCACAAGGACCAGATCATCCAACGAATATTTATCATCCAGAAGGACATTACCTTAAAGGATTAGTGTTGTATGTAGAATAA
- a CDS encoding CoA transferase subunit B — translation MALDKNQIAKRIAQEVQDGYYVNLGIGIPTLVANYVREDISVEFQSENGVLGMGPFPFEGEEDADVINAGKQTITTLPGASFFDSAFSFGMIRAQKVDLTILGAMEVSENGDIANWKIPRKMVKGMGGAMDLVASAENIIVAMMHVNKAGESKILKKCTLPLTGVGCVKKVVTELAVMEITPKGFKLLERAPGVSVEEIIKSTEAELIIEGEIPEMIIN, via the coding sequence ATGGCATTAGACAAAAATCAAATCGCAAAAAGAATCGCACAGGAAGTTCAAGACGGATATTACGTGAACTTAGGAATTGGTATTCCTACTTTAGTAGCTAATTACGTTCGTGAAGATATTTCAGTAGAATTTCAATCTGAAAATGGTGTTTTAGGAATGGGGCCTTTTCCTTTTGAAGGGGAAGAAGATGCAGATGTGATCAACGCAGGAAAACAAACGATAACAACATTACCTGGGGCAAGTTTTTTTGATTCGGCTTTTAGTTTCGGAATGATACGTGCCCAAAAAGTAGATTTAACAATTTTAGGAGCTATGGAAGTTTCTGAAAACGGAGATATAGCTAATTGGAAGATTCCTAGAAAAATGGTAAAAGGAATGGGAGGTGCTATGGATTTAGTTGCTTCAGCAGAAAACATTATTGTAGCCATGATGCACGTCAACAAAGCAGGAGAATCTAAAATACTTAAAAAATGTACTTTACCATTAACTGGTGTTGGTTGCGTTAAAAAAGTTGTGACTGAATTGGCGGTTATGGAAATTACTCCAAAAGGATTCAAACTTTTAGAAAGAGCTCCAGGAGTTTCTGTTGAAGAAATCATAAAATCTACAGAAGCAGAGTTAATTATCGAAGGAGAAATTCCAGAAATGATTATCAATTAA
- a CDS encoding M4 family metallopeptidase, producing MKKQLRSLTTITALSLFTLSALAQETDKNVNKKEKSDNGTPAFIAFKESSTYKSSDARTIFKQQLGLKDNQNLSKVKSDTDELGFTHEKFQMYHQGIKVEFATYYLHSKNGKVNTMNGEFYNIGDVNTSPSINAQTALQRAMAHTKSTKFLWENPEEAKAMNYSKPKGELVLLPVDNTVKLAYKFDVYATKPLSRGDIYIDAQNGRVLLYNATIKHLGEHSHGKKSSKGANVDMFKPNMLVTAGTAATRYSGSQTIETTLSGTQYILSDATRGSGIRTYNSQKQATYTNVVDFKDTDNNWTAAEFNNTNKDNGALDGHWGAEKTYDYWKNIHNRNSFNNSGAQIKSYIHYNLVAAGYPDNNNAFWNGSVMTYGDGTGTGGFDILTALDVCGHEIGHAICTYTSNLTYSNESGAMNEGFSDIWAACIENYAAPTKSIWLIGEDIERRSGHAALRSMSNPKAEGQPDTYKGTNWYSGTADSGGVHTNSGVLNHWFYILSVGKSGTNDKGSTYNVTGITIAKAEKIAFRLESVYLTSSSTYANARTGAIQAAVDLYGAGSAEEIATTNAWYAVGVGAAYSGGSSDTTAPTAPTNLVASGTTSSATNLSWTASTDNIGVTGYNVYSGTTLLGTATGTTYTASGLTASTTYSFTVKAKDAAGNLSAASNAVSVTTSAATATYCASKGNSVADEYIGRVQVGTINNASTGGTGYSDFTSISTNVTKGSATTITVTPTWTGSAYAEGYAVWIDLNNDKDFDDSGELVWSKAASTTTPATGSFTVPTTAITGSTRMRVSMKYNAIPTQCEAFSYGEVEDYTVNLVAGSADTTAPTAPTSLAASGTTSSSTTLSWTASTDNVAVTGYDVYQGSTLKATVTTTSYTVTGLTASTAYSFSVKAKDAAGNVSASSNVVNVTTSSTSVTYCASKGNSVADEYIDYVALGGIANTTGANAGYGNFTNLVGNVPYGSNTITYSAGFSGSAYTEFWSVWIDYNQNGTFETTEKVASGSSSSSANLTSTFTVPTTALAGQTRMRVQMKYNATSTACETFSYGEVEDYTVNIGGTPVAGIVAGEAIANESNVFDFQVYPNPVESTLNIYMFDNRSVSYKIYNLMGQSLKAGKLNQQELNVSDLTSGLYILEVNDGQKAITKKFAKK from the coding sequence ATGAAAAAACAACTACGCAGTTTAACCACAATAACTGCACTGTCGTTGTTTACCTTATCTGCTTTGGCACAAGAAACAGATAAGAATGTAAACAAGAAGGAAAAGAGCGACAATGGAACTCCAGCTTTCATTGCGTTCAAAGAATCTTCGACCTACAAAAGTTCTGATGCAAGAACAATCTTCAAACAGCAGTTAGGACTTAAAGACAATCAAAATCTTTCTAAAGTTAAATCTGATACGGATGAATTAGGTTTTACTCATGAAAAATTTCAAATGTATCATCAAGGAATTAAAGTAGAATTTGCAACCTATTATTTACATTCTAAAAACGGGAAAGTAAATACAATGAATGGGGAATTTTATAATATTGGTGATGTTAATACTTCTCCATCAATCAATGCTCAAACTGCTTTGCAGAGAGCAATGGCTCATACAAAATCTACAAAGTTTTTATGGGAAAACCCAGAAGAAGCTAAAGCAATGAATTATTCAAAACCAAAAGGGGAATTGGTTTTATTACCAGTTGACAACACAGTTAAATTAGCCTATAAATTTGATGTGTATGCTACAAAACCATTAAGCAGAGGAGACATTTATATTGATGCACAAAATGGAAGAGTATTACTATATAATGCAACAATTAAACACTTAGGAGAACATAGTCATGGTAAAAAATCTTCTAAAGGAGCTAATGTAGATATGTTTAAACCAAACATGCTTGTGACTGCTGGAACAGCAGCTACACGATATAGTGGTTCTCAAACAATCGAAACTACTTTGAGCGGAACGCAATATATCTTGTCTGATGCAACAAGAGGTTCAGGAATTAGAACCTATAATTCACAAAAACAAGCAACTTATACAAACGTTGTTGATTTTAAAGACACGGATAACAATTGGACAGCAGCAGAGTTTAATAACACAAATAAGGATAATGGGGCTTTAGATGGTCATTGGGGTGCTGAAAAAACATATGACTATTGGAAAAACATTCATAATAGAAACAGTTTTAACAATTCAGGTGCACAAATTAAAAGTTACATTCACTACAACTTAGTGGCAGCGGGTTATCCAGATAATAACAACGCTTTTTGGAATGGATCTGTAATGACTTACGGTGATGGTACAGGAACGGGAGGTTTTGATATTTTAACAGCATTAGATGTTTGTGGTCACGAAATAGGACATGCAATTTGTACTTATACTTCTAACTTAACGTATTCAAATGAGTCAGGAGCAATGAACGAAGGTTTTTCAGATATCTGGGCAGCTTGTATTGAAAATTATGCAGCTCCAACAAAATCTATCTGGTTAATAGGAGAAGATATTGAAAGACGTTCAGGTCACGCAGCTTTACGTTCAATGAGCAATCCTAAAGCAGAAGGTCAACCAGATACATATAAAGGAACAAATTGGTATTCAGGAACTGCTGATAGTGGAGGAGTTCACACAAACTCAGGAGTATTAAACCATTGGTTTTATATCTTATCAGTGGGTAAATCAGGAACTAACGATAAAGGAAGTACTTACAACGTAACAGGCATTACTATTGCTAAAGCAGAAAAAATTGCATTTCGTTTAGAAAGTGTTTACCTAACATCAAGCTCAACGTATGCTAATGCAAGAACTGGAGCTATTCAAGCAGCTGTAGATTTATATGGTGCAGGTTCTGCTGAAGAAATTGCAACAACAAATGCATGGTATGCAGTGGGAGTAGGTGCTGCTTATTCTGGAGGTTCTTCAGATACAACAGCTCCAACGGCTCCAACAAATTTAGTAGCTTCTGGTACAACTTCATCAGCTACTAATTTATCTTGGACAGCTTCTACAGATAATATTGGTGTAACAGGTTACAATGTTTATAGCGGAACAACTTTGTTAGGAACAGCTACTGGTACTACTTATACAGCTTCAGGTTTAACAGCTTCTACAACATACTCTTTTACAGTTAAAGCAAAAGATGCAGCGGGGAATTTATCTGCAGCAAGTAACGCTGTAAGCGTAACTACATCTGCAGCAACAGCGACTTATTGTGCTTCAAAAGGAAATAGTGTTGCTGACGAATATATTGGAAGAGTTCAAGTTGGAACAATCAATAATGCTTCTACTGGAGGAACAGGTTATTCTGACTTTACAAGTATTTCGACAAATGTTACTAAAGGAAGTGCAACTACAATTACAGTTACACCAACATGGACAGGATCTGCCTATGCTGAAGGTTATGCGGTTTGGATTGACTTAAATAACGATAAAGATTTTGATGATTCAGGCGAATTAGTATGGAGTAAAGCCGCTTCTACAACAACTCCAGCAACAGGAAGTTTTACAGTACCAACAACTGCTATTACAGGTTCAACAAGAATGAGAGTTTCAATGAAGTATAATGCAATTCCAACACAGTGTGAAGCATTTTCATATGGAGAAGTTGAAGATTATACCGTTAACTTAGTAGCTGGTTCAGCAGACACAACAGCTCCAACAGCTCCAACAAGCTTAGCTGCATCAGGAACTACATCATCATCTACAACGCTATCTTGGACAGCTTCAACAGACAATGTAGCTGTAACAGGATACGATGTATATCAAGGATCAACATTAAAAGCTACTGTAACTACAACATCTTACACAGTAACAGGCTTAACAGCTTCAACAGCATATTCTTTTTCAGTAAAAGCTAAGGATGCTGCAGGAAATGTTTCAGCATCAAGTAATGTAGTAAATGTTACGACTTCTTCTACTTCAGTTACGTATTGTGCTTCTAAAGGGAACAGTGTAGCAGATGAGTACATTGATTATGTTGCGTTAGGAGGTATTGCAAATACTACTGGAGCAAATGCTGGTTACGGTAACTTTACAAACTTAGTAGGAAATGTGCCTTATGGTTCTAATACAATCACTTATAGTGCTGGATTCTCTGGGTCAGCTTATACAGAGTTTTGGTCAGTATGGATTGATTACAATCAAAACGGAACTTTCGAAACAACTGAAAAAGTAGCTTCTGGTTCATCATCAAGTTCGGCTAACTTAACAAGTACATTTACTGTTCCTACAACAGCTTTAGCAGGGCAAACAAGAATGAGAGTTCAAATGAAATATAATGCAACTTCTACAGCTTGTGAAACGTTCTCTTACGGAGAAGTTGAAGATTATACAGTAAACATTGGTGGTACTCCAGTAGCTGGAATAGTAGCTGGTGAGGCAATTGCTAACGAATCTAACGTGTTCGATTTCCAAGTGTATCCTAATCCAGTAGAAAGTACATTAAATATTTATATGTTCGATAATCGTTCGGTTTCTTACAAAATCTACAATTTAATGGGACAATCATTAAAAGCAGGTAAGTTAAACCAACAAGAATTAAACGTTTCAGATTTAACATCAGGCTTATACATCCTAGAAGTTAATGACGGACAAAAAGCAATCACTAAAAAGTTTGCTAAAAAATAA
- a CDS encoding PAS domain-containing protein, which yields MPINTIERPTPIDKEVAWDKTQVIMSKTDKFGTIEYANEVFSDVSGYEDYELMAQPHNIIRHPDMPKVIFKVLWDNLKNGNNFHAIVKNMAKSGRYYWVITDFDIAKNDDGEIVHYFARRKAVPSEVITNHIEPLYKKLLQIEQASGLEAAEKYLIGFLEEKEKTYVEYILDIMRQQKEKEVVKQPLPVEEEEEEKRSFFSRFFGL from the coding sequence ATGCCTATAAATACAATAGAAAGACCTACACCTATCGACAAAGAAGTAGCTTGGGATAAAACCCAAGTAATTATGAGTAAAACGGATAAATTTGGAACTATTGAATATGCCAATGAAGTATTTTCAGATGTTTCAGGTTATGAAGATTACGAGTTAATGGCTCAGCCGCACAATATCATAAGACATCCTGATATGCCGAAAGTTATTTTTAAGGTGTTATGGGACAATCTTAAAAACGGAAATAACTTTCATGCCATTGTAAAAAATATGGCTAAATCAGGTCGTTATTATTGGGTAATTACTGATTTTGACATTGCAAAAAATGATGACGGTGAAATTGTACATTATTTTGCTAGAAGAAAGGCTGTTCCTAGCGAAGTGATAACAAATCATATTGAACCATTATATAAAAAATTACTTCAAATTGAACAAGCTAGTGGCTTAGAAGCAGCTGAAAAATATTTAATCGGTTTTCTCGAAGAAAAAGAAAAAACGTATGTGGAGTATATTTTAGATATTATGCGACAACAAAAAGAAAAAGAAGTTGTAAAACAACCTTTACCAGTAGAAGAGGAGGAAGAAGAGAAAAGAAGTTTCTTTTCCAGATTTTTTGGTTTGTAA
- a CDS encoding fumarate hydratase, producing MDFLYQDPYPILKDDTQYKKLTSDYVKIEQLGDREILTVDPKGLELLAEEAMKDVSFMLRSAHLHKLKNIIDDPEATDNDRFVAYNLLQNAVVAVDGELPSCQDTGTAIVMGKKGENVYTGVDDGEWLSKGVFNTYQNKNLRYSQIVPISMFEEKNSGSNLPAQIDIYAKKGSSYEFLFLTKGGGSANKTFLYQKTKSLLNEKSMDEFIREKIMDLGTSACPPYHLALVIGGTSAEANLAAVKKASAGYYDNLPTSGNMAGQAFRDLEWETRVQKICQESHIGAQFGGKYLTHDVRVIRLPRHAASCPVGMGVSCSADRNIKGKITKDGIFLEQLETNPKQFLPETAPHLEPAVEIDLNRPMKEVLAELSNYPIKTRLKLNGTLIVARDIAHAKIKELLDAGKPMPDYFKNHPVYYAGPAKTPDGMPSGSFGPTTAGRMDVYVDEFQAAGGSMVMLAKGNRSKDVTNACGKYGGFYLGSIGGPAAILAKENILSVEVVDFEELGMEAVRKIEVKDFPAFIITDDKGNDFFANL from the coding sequence ATGGACTTCCTATATCAAGACCCGTATCCTATCTTAAAAGATGATACTCAATACAAAAAATTAACTTCTGATTATGTAAAAATAGAACAATTAGGAGATCGCGAAATTTTAACTGTTGACCCTAAAGGTTTAGAATTACTAGCTGAAGAAGCTATGAAAGACGTTTCTTTTATGCTTCGTTCTGCACATTTACATAAATTAAAAAATATTATCGATGATCCAGAAGCAACAGATAATGATCGTTTTGTTGCTTACAATTTATTACAAAATGCTGTTGTTGCAGTTGATGGAGAATTACCTTCTTGCCAAGATACAGGTACTGCAATCGTAATGGGAAAAAAAGGTGAAAATGTATATACTGGAGTAGATGATGGTGAATGGTTATCAAAAGGTGTTTTTAATACGTATCAAAACAAAAACTTACGTTATTCTCAAATCGTTCCTATCTCGATGTTTGAAGAAAAAAACTCTGGTTCTAATCTTCCTGCACAAATTGACATTTATGCAAAAAAAGGTTCATCATATGAGTTTTTGTTTTTGACAAAAGGAGGTGGTTCTGCAAACAAAACTTTCTTATACCAAAAAACTAAATCGTTACTAAACGAAAAATCAATGGATGAATTTATCCGTGAAAAAATTATGGATTTAGGAACATCTGCTTGTCCTCCATATCATTTGGCTTTAGTAATTGGTGGTACTTCTGCCGAAGCAAATTTAGCAGCAGTAAAAAAAGCATCCGCTGGTTATTATGACAATCTTCCTACCTCTGGAAACATGGCTGGTCAGGCCTTTCGCGATTTAGAATGGGAAACAAGAGTGCAAAAAATATGTCAAGAAAGTCACATTGGAGCGCAATTTGGTGGTAAATATTTAACACATGATGTTAGAGTAATTCGTTTACCTCGTCATGCGGCTTCTTGTCCTGTAGGAATGGGTGTTTCATGTTCTGCAGATAGAAATATTAAAGGAAAAATCACTAAAGATGGTATCTTTTTAGAGCAATTAGAAACCAATCCAAAACAATTTTTACCAGAAACGGCACCTCATTTAGAACCTGCTGTTGAGATTGATTTAAATCGACCAATGAAAGAGGTTTTAGCAGAGCTTTCTAATTATCCTATCAAAACTCGTTTAAAGCTAAACGGAACTTTAATTGTTGCTCGTGATATTGCGCATGCAAAGATTAAAGAATTATTAGATGCTGGTAAACCAATGCCAGACTATTTTAAAAACCATCCTGTGTATTATGCAGGACCAGCAAAAACTCCGGACGGTATGCCTTCAGGAAGTTTTGGGCCTACAACAGCTGGTCGTATGGACGTTTATGTTGATGAATTCCAAGCGGCTGGTGGAAGTATGGTAATGCTTGCTAAAGGAAACCGAAGCAAAGATGTAACGAATGCTTGTGGCAAATACGGTGGTTTCTATTTAGGGTCGATTGGCGGTCCTGCCGCAATTTTAGCCAAAGAAAATATCTTATCTGTTGAAGTGGTGGATTTTGAAGAGCTAGGAATGGAAGCTGTACGTAAAATTGAAGTAAAAGATTTCCCTGCATTCATCATTACTGATGACAAAGGAAATGACTTCTTTGCGAATTTATAA